A DNA window from Mycosarcoma maydis chromosome 12, whole genome shotgun sequence contains the following coding sequences:
- a CDS encoding putative mrna export factor elf1: MSGVSQALEALYKAPSAEECYVAAEKLAERINNNGLRVLQSEGTLDSLIKASRNKKSGYEREAAAIGLNAIFVKVGGKNAPSPLGAEPWLLSTLPAILELYADKGDVVRQAAETAAGSLLSLVPPEAAPEFLAVLYEVLGSGSAKWQAKVGALKLLGRLSGSASEQIGDQLVELIPYLTKAMHETKAEISKQARKTAIKVCESCLDNKDIRPFIPDLVGCMAQPDAVPECIKKLSGTTFVAEVTGPALAVMVPLLARALNERSQNVQRQAVVVVDNLCKLVRDPHEAAKFLPELTPGVERIEKGASFPEVREHAKSALDTLTAATAAVGEAATTEDPKKVFDQQRGAALDAIIAAVQPHVPEEHANLKSDTFALTGVEYLAKSIVRLANKRVLHASAWDDVYVQPYLRRICKDADAAQAATAELRKTYIELDKARFGNSEEEDDDEAGECLCRTEFSLAYGGLLLLNHTTLKLYRGHRYGIVAANGSGKSTLLKAMRDGKVEGYPSQDQVRTLMVEHSLQGEDGSTPIIDFIANDKKLVGKSRDEVAQKLREVGFDDEKQKNPVASLSGGWKMKLELARAMLSDAVVYLLDEPTNHLDVQSIAWLENFLVTNNQITVVTVSHDSGFLDNVCTDIIHYEKKKLRYYKGNLSDFVKTKPEAKAYYSLAATTVKFTFPPPGSLMGVRSNTRTILKMSNCTFTYPGMTKPSLNDTSCAISLSSRVGVLGPNGAGKSTLIKVLTGETVPQQGKVEKHPNLRIAMMAQHAFHHLEQHLEKTAVEYIAWRYQDGHDREMTEKASRKMTDEEKAQMETPIKSTTGESRRVEYIVGRQKLKKSYQYEIKWVGYEHRNNSWIPRERLLELGFSKLVQQFDDFEASREGAGSREISVKLIRQHLEAVGLQGEIAQHHAVGGYSGGQKVKVVLAAAMWNNPQVLVLDEPTNYLDRDALGGLATAIRDWAGAVVIISHNMEFVGALCPEIWNVDHGRIVSRTKAQLAEGAFLDEMENASTPGASVPGTPMPGSTVASRLASKAGTPASSAAPTPAGSGDEGDQDMSKFKAKKGKKKLTRNEKKAQEERRRLRLSRWLTYGGEREPDTDDE, translated from the coding sequence ATGTCGGGCGTATCGCAGGCTCTTGAAGCCCTCTACAAGGCACCATCTGCCGAAGAATGCTACGTTGCAGCAGAGAAGCTTGCCGAACgcatcaacaacaacggTCTTCGCGTACTTCAGTCCGAAGGCACCCTTGACAGCCTCATCAAGGCCTCGAGAAACAAAAAGAGCGGTTACGAGCGCGAAGCCGCTGCTATCGGCCTCAATGCCATCTTTGTCAAGGTCGGAGGCAAGAATGCCCCCTCACCCCTTGGCGCAGAGCCATGGCTTCTTTCCACTCTTCCTGCTATCCTCGAACTCTACGCAGACAAGGGCGATGTCGTTCGTCAGGCCGCCGAAACCGCGGCTGGTTCGCTCCTCTCCCTGGTTCCCCCTGAGGCGGCTCCCGAGTTTCTTGCTGTTCTCTATGAAGTGCTTGGCTCCGGTAGCGCAAAGTGGCAGGCCAAGGTTGGCGCACTCAAGCTTCTTGGTCGCCTCAGTGGATCGGCTAGCGAGCAGATCGGCGACCAACTCGTCGAACTTATCCCCTACCTCACCAAGGCCATGCACGAAACCAAGGCAGAGATCTCCAAGCAGGCACGAAAGACGGCCATCAAGGTCTGCGAGTCGTGCCTGGACAACAAGGACATCCGCCCTTTCATTCCGGATCTGGTCGGCTGCATGGCTCAACCTGACGCCGTGCCCGAGTGTATCAAGAAGCTCTCCGGAACCACGTTTGTCGCCGAGGTTACTGGCCCTGCGCTTGCCGTCATGGTTCCCCTGCTCGCTCGTGCTCTGAATGAGCGAAGCCAGAACGTCCAGCGACAGGCTGTTGTTGTGGTTGACAACCTCTGCAAGCTCGTTCGCGACCCTCACGAGGCGGCCAAGTTCTTGCCCGAGCTCACTCCTGGTGTCGAGCGAATCGAAAAGGGTGCCAGTTTCCCCGAAGTTCGTGAGCACGCAAAGAGCGCCCTCGACACGCTcactgctgctactgctgctgtgggCGAGGCGGCGACCACCGAAGACCCCAAGAAGGTCTTTGATCAACAGCGCGGTGCAGCTCTCGATGCTATCATCGCCGCTGTTCAGCCCCACGTGCCTGAGGAGCACGCCAACCTCAAGAGCGACACTTTTGCACTTACCGGCGTGGAATACCTTGCCAAGTCGATTGTGCGTCTCGCCAACAAGCGCGTACTTCATGCCAGCGCCTGGGATGACGTCTATGTGCAGCCATATCTGCGCCGAATTTGCAAGgacgccgacgctgctCAGGCTGCTACGgccgagctgcgcaagacGTACATCGAGTTGGACAAGGCACGCTTCGGCAactcggaagaggaagatgacgacgaggcgggCGAGTGCCTCTGCCGTACCGAGTTCTCGCTCGCCTACGGCggtctgctgttgctcaaCCACACCACACTCAAGCTGTACCGCGGTCACCGATACGGCATTGTTGCCGCCAACGGAAGCGGCAAGTCGACCTTGCTGAAAGCCATGCGCGACGGCAAGGTCGAGGGCTACCCGTCGCAGGACCAGGTGCGTACGCTCATGGTGGAGCACAGTCTGCAGGGTGAAGACGGATCGACGCCCATCATCGACTTTATCGCCAacgacaagaagctcgtcggcaaGTCTCGCGACGAGGTGGCACAGAAACTGCGCGAAGTCGGCTTTGACGATGAGAAGCAAAAGAACCCTGTCGCCTCGCTCTCTGGTGGTTGGAAGATGAAGCTTGAGCTGGCACGTGCCATGCTCTCAGATGCCGTGGTGTacttgctcgacgagcccACGAATCACTTGGATGTTCAGTCGATCGCTTGGCTCGAGAACTTCCTGGTGACCAATAACCAGATCACGGTTGTCACTGTCTCGCACGACTCGGGCTTCCTGGACAACGTCTGCACCGACATTATCCACtacgagaagaagaagctgcgCTACTACAAGGGCAACCTCTCGGACTTTGTCAAGACCAAACCAGAGGCAAAAGCCTACTACTCGTTGGCCGCCACCACGGTCAAGTTTACCTTTCCTCCACCCGGTTCGCTGATGGGTGTGCGCTCCAACACGCGTACCATCCTCAAGATGTCCAACTGCACGTTTACATACCCTGGCATGACCAAGCCGTCGTTGAACGACACTTCGTGTGCAATCAGCCTTTCGAGTCGAGTGGGTGTGCTGGGACCCAACGGTGCCGGTAAAAGTACGCTGATCAAGGTGCTAACGGGTGAGACAGTGCCACAGCAGGGTAAGGTGGAAAAGCACCCGAATCTGCGTATCGCCATGATGGCGCAGCACGCATTCCACCACTTGGAGCAGCATCTAGAAAAAACGGCGGTGGAATACATTGCCTGGCGATACCAGGACGGCCATGATCGAGAGATGACCGAAAAGGCATCGCGAAAGATGACAGACGAGGAAAAGGCGCAGATGGAGACGCcgatcaagtcgaccaCGGGCGAGTCGCGCCGAGTCGAGTACATTGTTGGACGACAGAAGCTCAAAAAGTCGTATCAGTACGAGATCAAGTGGGTTGGCTACGAGCACCGAAACAACTCGTGGATCCCGCGTGAGCGTCTGCTTGAGTTGGGCTTCAGTAAGCTCGTGCAGCAATTTGACGATTTCGAGGCGTCTCGAGAAGGTGCCGGTTCGCGCGAGATTAGCGTCAAGCTGATCCGACAGCATCTTGAGGCGGTTGGTTTGCAAGGAGAGATTGCGCAGCACCATGCAGTGGGAGGTTACTCGGGCGGTCAGAAGGTCAAGGTGGTGTTGGCAGCTGCCATGTGGAATAACCCGCAGGTGctggtgctcgacgagccaaCCAACTACTtggatcgagatgcgcttggTGGATTGGCGAcggcgattcgcgattgggCGGGTGCGGTGGTGATCATCTCGCACAACATGGAGTTTGTCGGTGCTCTTTGTCCCGAGATCTGGAACGTGGACCACGGACGCATTGTTTCGAGAACCAAAGCGCAGCTGGCCGAGGGAGCCTTcttggacgagatggagaatgcatcgacgccagGAGCGTCTGTGCCAGGCACACCGATGCCAGGCAGCACGGTGGCGTCTCGGCTGGCGTCGAAAGCAGGTACTCCAGCTTCGTCGGCGGCGCCTACACCTGCGGGTTCAGGCGACGAAGGTGACCAGGACATGTCCAAGttcaaggccaagaagggcaagaagaagctcacGCGTAACGAGAAGAAGGCACAGGAGGAGCGACGTCGACTGCGTCTGAGCCGCTGGCTCACATACGGTGGCGAGCGCGAACCCGACACGGATGACGAGTAA
- a CDS encoding uncharacterized protein (related to transcription factor ScGATA-6): MLPTFVVLPGTPPLSGNTTPLTEDPHSLKHKQAVAILSAIPSPESATPSNTLSASASDQHPPLSQLHIIHPNKALVRSSAPLSYYDPGESKPPTPPGAEALHPFLVSDSCLASTATMSQAPSAPQMSLLSQAMQQHLARQQMDTNSAIDHHATHSAVQTPSASSLPSPAFAGPGSPFAFTGASASEAGMRPPAPHQSHFGAAAAQMQPLPFGGYTNHSHSRRQSGYATNPHSAAPSAGPSRSSSPTRALHSASNLSLDAPSHPVGMPHNAQNLGQNQHAGQNQMGTDYSSTFSSQHTINGYAPPAHPGVAPGMSQTPGSWSNQSGITYAPTPQASFAPPQNSMMPPVGFQPSPHGQSQQYQHQHQHQHQHQQRQQPQSRQPPMLHLSQQPPQFSSYRGPPENLLSPQTASSDFAGFFPPPNATPQATPGTRPAGATVQQPGGASRQSTAETRSRQSTGYTDELSNMAAAIPMNRRGSAGAEDDIDDQSLDPDEMSKKDPLATQVWKMYAKQRSQLPNGARMENLTWRMMAMTLRKKKEQEAVDAKLALEAQSNASNASRSHASSARHSPTLSSRSGPASRRNSGSFPAEPFNGGFTALQPEETGPADPHSRASGIATKGKTRFAEVIQQEEEERGRRGRSPRTPESAAPPAGAVEIMDWRMKSKSRSRSRSVSAMDVDWRGVSRSRSRAPARLDTIEDEGTPDGNNLFSRSAPNAASAFSFADLAAFDDTDAFGAFDSALDTDDISDLLKSNQSLQVSGASGSGATGNFDVGSTGPASSRRTASAVRKAQIQTAFRKAAHTDLFGADLDAWYEAAEASSKAADAKKSSLDMASIGAANSFGAPFSTLDSIPGIGDFVGIAANQHPEYGFLPRLVRKTSFDHKVRERSISRGPRRDQLTAEAMNNRKRPFRDDLSPARPAIQMPITTDQRIAAGLSRNIALLGGRGAGSSQLANLPMTNFDFAVPPPGGLNHQQMHFSAGGFQLRSDQRGQETATDFDNLLETLASQAGTPLASPAGNLMAGASASPQGGLGSGSGASPVAPGVGNAMVGSLPHGAQNSSDLEAIMNMFYNSDAGIGGPQPSFTHINPNQVFGGGPMEAASGSLGNLTGSGDEGSSTWTYSPSSSAPSNAATPPGLQQSQYQSSPLINAYRRESQLAPEISGSASSRSNASPSMQAIQKAAALSEASRRNANGVHARSVSGPGPSSGTSTNLKDLPSASSMATAEPPTVCSNCHTTKTPLWRRDPEGQPLCNACGLFLKLHGVVRPLSLKTDVIKKRNRASGAQRADARARASIGSGGGANASNAPAAGHGSTAASSVKNGAGSSAAQSKANNNGSVAGIRTGNVPIAPAPNPPVSSPGSTGLSNSKVEMKRQRK, from the coding sequence atgctgccaacctTTGTCGTTCTTCCCGGCACTCCCCCCTTGTCTGGCAACACGACGCCCCTTACAGAGGATCCACATTCCCTCAAACACAAACAAGCCGTTGCCATTCTATCGGCCATCCCCTCTCCCGAGTCAGCTACGCCATCAAACACGCTTTCGGCCTCTGCCTCTGATCAGCATCCACCCTTGTCGCAACTTCACATCATACATCCAAACAAGGCGCTCGTGCGGAGTTCCGCTCCCCTGTCCTACTACGACCCGGGTGAGAGCAAACCTCCGACTCCTCCCGGGGCCGAAGCCCTGCATCCATTCCTTGTCAGCGATAGCTGCCTTGCCTCCACCGCTACCATGTCGCAGGCTCCTTCTGCGCCACAAATGTCGCTTCTCTCGCAAGCCATGCAGCAACATTTAGCGCGCCAACAGATGGACACTAACTCTGCAATCGACCACCACGCCACTCACAGCGCAGTTCAAACGCCCAGCGCATCCTCACTCCCGTCGCCAGCGTTTGCAGGTCCAGGCTCACCCTTCGCGTTCACCggcgcttctgcttccgaGGCCGGTATGCGTCCTCCTGCGCCTCATCAGAGCCATTtcggagctgctgctgcccaaATGCAACCACTACCTTTTGGAGGCTACACAAATCATAGCCACTCCCGCCGCCAAAGTGGCTATGCAACCAATCCTCATTCTGCTGCTCCCAGCGCCGGTCCTTCCCGTTCATCCTCGCCAACTCGAGCCCTACACTCTGCAAGCAATCTTTCGCTCGACGCCCCCTCTCACCCCGTCGGCATGCCCCACAACGCACAAAATCTAGGCCAGAATCAGCACGCAGGTCAGAACCAGATGGGCACAGATTACAGCTCCACTTTTAGCTCTCAACACACCATCAACGGTTACGCCCCTCCTGCTCATCCTGGCGTTGCTCCCGGCATGTCACAGACGCCTGGTTCATGGTCCAACCAGTCTGGAATAACCTATGCACCCACGCCACAGGCCTCTTTTGCTCCCCCACAAAACTCCATGATGCCCCCCGTCGGCTTTCAGCCAAGCCCTCATGGACAATCTCAGCAGtaccagcatcagcaccagcaccagcatcagcatcagcagcgtcaaCAACCGCAGTCGAGACAGCCACCAATGCTGCATCTGTCTCAGCAACCGCCACAGTTCAGCAGCTATCGCGGTCCACCAGAAAACCTGCTCTCTCCGCAAACGGCCTCTTCCGACTTTGCCGGTTTCTTCCCACCCCCGAATGCTACCCCACAGGCTACGCCTGGTACTCGGCCCGCGGGCGCTACCGTACAACAGCCTGGCGGTGCCAGCCGCCAATCAACAGCCGagactcgatctcgtcaaaGCACTGGCTACACCGACGAACTGAGCAACATGGCTGCAGCGATTCCCATGAATCGTCGTGGCTCGGCAGGAGCCGAAGACGACATTGATGATCAGAGCTTAGACCCCGATGAAATGTCCAAGAAGGATCCGCTCGCTACCCAGGTTTGGAAGATGTACGCCAAACAGCGTTCGCAGCTACCCAATGGTGCCCGTATGGAGAATCTCACCTGGAGAATGATGGCCATGACATTGCGCAAGAAAAAGGAACAGGAGGCGGTCGACGCCAAGCTGGCACTAGAGGCACAATCCAACGCCAGCAACGCTAGCAGAAGTCACGCTTCCAGCGCCCGCCATTCGCCCACACTCTCATCAAGATCCGGTCCAGCCTCTCGAAGAAACAGTGGTTCGTTCCCAGCCGAACCCTTCAACGGTGGCTTTACTGCACTTCAACCGGAAGAAACCGGTCCCGCCGATCCACATTCGCGCGCTAGCGGCATTGCTACAAAGGGCAAGACGCGTTTCGCCGAGGTGATCCAAcaggaagaagaggagcgtGGCCGTCGAGGACGCAGTCCAAGGACGCCCGAAAGTgcagcaccaccggcaGGAGCTGTAGAAATTATGGATTGGAGGATGAAGAGCAAGAGTCGATCGCGTTCGCGTTCGGTCAGCGCCATGGACGTCGACTGGCGTGGTGTCAGTCGATCCCGTTCTCGCGCGCCCGCACGTTTAGACACCATCGAGGACGAAGGCACACCCGATGGTAACAACTTGTTTAGCCGTTCCGCACCAAACGCCGCATCCGCTTTCAGCTTTGCCGACCTCGCCGCATTCGACGATACCGATGCCTTTGGTGCATTCGACAGCGCGCTTGATACCGACGACATTAGCGACCTGCTCAAGTCCAATCAAAGTCTTCAGGTATCCGGCGCCTCGGGTTCGGGAGCAACTGGTAACTTTGACGTCGGCTCCACGGGAccggcaagctcgaggaggaCCGCCAGTGCGGTACGAAAGGCCCAGATCCAGACCGCTTTCCGCAAAGCAGCACACACCGACTTGTTTGGcgccgatctcgatgcTTGGTATGAAGCCGCGGAAGCATCGTCCAAGGCAGCTGACGCCAAGAAGTCGAGTCTGGACATGGCTTCCATCGGAGCGGCCAACAGCTTTGGCGCACCCTTTTCAACGCTGGACAGTATTCCGGGCATTGGCGACTttgtcggcatcgccgCCAATCAGCATCCCGAATACGGCTTCCTTCCTCGACTCGTCCGCAAGACCAGTTTCGATCACAAGGTGAGGGAAAGGAGCATCTCGCGCGGTCCGCGCCGTGATCAGCTCACTGCCGAAGCGATGAACAACCGCAAGCGTCCCTTCCGGGATGACCTTTCGCCAGCCAGACCTGCGATTCAGATGCCCATCACCACGGACCAGCGTATCGCTGCCGGTCTCTCGCGCAACATTGCCTTGCTCGGTGGGCGCGGTGCAGGATCATCGCAGCTGGCAAATCTGCCTATGACCAACTTTGACTTTGCTGTGCCGCCTCCTGGAGGGCTCAACCACCAACAGATGCATTTCAGCGCTGGTGGATTTCAGCTTCGCTCGGACCAACGCGGCCAGGAAACAGCGACCGACTTTGACAATTTGCTGGAAACTCTCGCATCCCAAGCCGGTACACCGCTCGCGAGTCCAGCAGGCAACTTGATGGCCGGAGCCAGTGCTTCTCCTCAAGGCGGACTGGGAAGCGGTTCGGGTGCATCACCCGTTGCTCCTGGAGTAGGCAATGCAATGGTGGGCAGCTTGCCGCATGGTGCACAGAACTCATCTGACCTCGAGGCGATCATGAACATGTTTTACAATTCGGATGCCGGCATCGGTGGACCGCAGCCTTCGTTCACGCACATCAACCCGAACCAGGTCTTTGGCGGCGGACCAATGGAAGCCGCTTCGGGCTCGTTGGGCAATCTGACCGGATCTGGCGACGAAGGTTCTTCGACGTGGACATATAGTCCGTCAAGCAGTGCGCCTTCGAATGCAGCCACGCCGCCGGGTCTGCAGCAGTCGCAATACCAGTCATCACCACTTATCAACGCTTACCGTCGCGAATCTCAACTTGCGCCCGAAATTTCGGGGTCCGCATCTTCGCGTTCAAATGCTTCGCCAAGCATGCAGGCCATCCAAAAGGCCGCAGCACTGAGCGAAGCGTCGCGTAGGAATGCCAACGGCGTGCACGCACGATCCGTGTCTGGTCCAGGTCCCTCGTCAGGTACCAGCACCAATCTCAAGGATCTTCCTTCGGCGAGCTCCATGGCCACCGCCGAGCCGCCCACAGTATGCTCCAACTGTCACACGACAAAGACACCGCTTTGGCGACGTGATCCGGAAGGCCAGCCGCTCTGCAATGCGTGCGGCCTATTCCTCAAGCTGCACGGAGTCGTTCGCCCACTGTCTCTCAAGACGGATGTGATCAAGAAGCGTAACCGTGCAAGCGGCGCTCAGCGCGCTGATGCTAGAGCGCGTGCATCGATCGGTAGTGGTGGCGGCGCAAATGCCAGCAATGCTCCCGCCGCCGGTCACGGCAGCACAGCTGCTTCTAGCGTCAAGAACGGCGCTGGCTCCTCGGCGGCGCAAAGTAAAGCCAACAATAATGGATCTGTTGCCGGCATTCGTACCGGCAACGTCCCGATTGCTCCAGCACCCAACCCGCCTGTTTCGTCGCCTGGCAGTACGGGGCTTTCGAACTCCAAGGTAGAGATGAAGCGACAGCGCAAGTGA